The following proteins are encoded in a genomic region of Burkholderia pyrrocinia:
- a CDS encoding LysR family transcriptional regulator, whose product MLRLQEVQFLHSDLNMMHPDLRRLDLNLLLAFDALYRHRSVAAAAHELAMSPSALSHALARLRDAIGDALFVRLGNEMQPTVRADDIATWAGDALDAMSKGLARARRFDPAQSDRTFVFAATDYTAFAVLPAFLARIQHVAPRLRIRVVHSDRKISVDELAAGRIDFALGYHEESAADAAGIEDFDWFSDDYVVIASAAHPDIRRRLTLEQYLAARHVVVTPWNESRGVVDYVLDRLGLARQVAVQLPTVLAAPFVIAESALLMTVPNRAAQALRHAAPIRIFPAPFEIPRYTVKVYSHAKHARTDAHRWIRAQLLDARPGPG is encoded by the coding sequence ATGCTCCGCCTGCAGGAAGTGCAGTTTCTTCATTCCGACCTGAACATGATGCATCCCGACCTGCGCCGTCTCGACCTGAACCTGCTGCTCGCATTCGACGCTCTGTACCGCCACCGATCGGTCGCCGCGGCCGCGCACGAGCTCGCGATGAGCCCGTCCGCGCTGAGCCACGCGCTCGCGCGGCTGCGCGACGCGATCGGCGACGCGCTGTTCGTGCGCCTCGGTAACGAGATGCAGCCGACCGTGCGCGCCGACGACATCGCCACATGGGCCGGCGACGCGCTCGACGCGATGTCGAAGGGGCTCGCCCGCGCGCGCCGCTTCGATCCCGCGCAAAGCGATCGCACGTTCGTGTTCGCCGCGACCGACTACACGGCGTTCGCGGTGCTGCCGGCGTTCCTCGCGCGCATCCAGCACGTCGCGCCGCGGCTGCGGATCCGCGTCGTCCATTCCGACCGGAAGATTTCCGTCGACGAACTCGCGGCCGGCCGCATCGATTTCGCGCTCGGCTACCACGAGGAATCGGCGGCCGACGCGGCGGGCATCGAGGATTTCGACTGGTTCTCCGACGACTACGTCGTGATCGCGAGCGCCGCCCATCCGGACATCCGCCGGCGGCTGACGCTCGAGCAGTACCTTGCGGCACGCCACGTGGTCGTCACGCCGTGGAACGAATCGCGCGGCGTCGTCGACTACGTGCTCGATCGCCTCGGCCTCGCGCGGCAGGTCGCCGTGCAATTGCCGACCGTGCTGGCCGCGCCGTTCGTGATCGCGGAATCCGCACTCCTGATGACCGTGCCGAACCGCGCCGCGCAGGCGCTGCGGCACGCGGCGCCGATCCGCATCTTCCCGGCGCCGTTCGAGATCCCGCGCTACACGGTGAAGGTCTACTCGCACGCGAAGCATGCGCGCACCGATGCGCACCGGTGGATTCGCGCGCAGCTGCTCGACGCACGGCCGGGCCCCGGCTGA
- a CDS encoding porin, producing the protein MMKKALVAAALMAAGVVTAHAQSSVTLYGRLDAGIEYMNGLQNGHQVRAESGDWGTSLWGLKGSEDIGSGNKILFHLEGAFNTMTGGFSGSIWDRFATVGISNDHYGTLLLGRELAIANGVWDFDPFGQSAWSTASLVRGRNWNKTSNNVSYQSPQFYGLDFYGQFSFSNSTSFNGNTTAGQPGRAMGGQVTYTNSLFQLRGIYDETRDSNGRFSDVFNYSREYFAGVNVFLGQFKVQAAYQASRADGSGGPAVNAGVTGTQQVWGGVTWQATPAAALIAAAYHVNANHGGGNANIYTVGGSYNISKRTLFDLQVATVRNSKNANFGLNANGAGTAVSTGNPNPGGSQTGVYAGIQHLF; encoded by the coding sequence ATGATGAAGAAAGCTTTGGTCGCGGCCGCGCTGATGGCTGCTGGGGTGGTGACGGCGCACGCGCAGAGCAGCGTCACGCTGTATGGCCGCCTGGATGCAGGCATCGAGTACATGAACGGCCTGCAAAACGGCCACCAAGTGCGCGCGGAAAGCGGCGACTGGGGCACGAGCCTGTGGGGCTTGAAGGGCAGCGAGGACATCGGCAGCGGCAACAAGATCCTGTTCCACCTCGAAGGCGCGTTCAACACGATGACCGGCGGCTTCAGCGGCTCGATCTGGGATCGTTTTGCGACGGTCGGCATCTCGAACGACCACTACGGTACGCTGCTGTTGGGTCGTGAACTCGCGATCGCCAACGGCGTGTGGGACTTCGACCCGTTCGGTCAGTCGGCCTGGTCGACCGCATCGCTCGTCCGCGGCCGCAACTGGAACAAGACCAGCAACAACGTTTCGTACCAGTCGCCGCAGTTCTACGGCCTCGACTTCTACGGTCAGTTCTCGTTCTCGAACTCGACCAGCTTCAACGGCAACACGACGGCCGGCCAACCGGGCCGTGCAATGGGCGGTCAGGTCACCTATACGAACTCGCTGTTCCAGTTGCGCGGCATCTACGACGAAACGCGCGACAGCAACGGCCGCTTCTCGGACGTGTTCAACTACTCGCGAGAATACTTCGCGGGCGTGAACGTGTTCCTCGGCCAGTTCAAGGTGCAGGCGGCGTACCAGGCATCGCGCGCGGACGGCAGCGGCGGCCCGGCAGTGAACGCCGGCGTGACCGGCACCCAGCAGGTCTGGGGCGGCGTGACGTGGCAAGCGACGCCGGCGGCGGCGCTGATCGCGGCCGCGTATCACGTGAACGCGAACCACGGCGGCGGCAACGCGAACATCTACACGGTCGGCGGCTCGTACAACATCTCGAAGCGCACGCTGTTCGATCTGCAGGTCGCGACGGTGCGCAACAGCAAGAACGCGAACTTCGGCCTGAACGCCAACGGTGCAGGTACGGCCGTATCGACCGGCAACCCGAACCCGGGCGGCAGCCAGACCGGCGTCTACGCCGGCATCCAGCACCTGTTCTGA
- a CDS encoding P-II family nitrogen regulator, whose product MKRITAIIKPFKLDEVREALAEVGLTGLTVTEVKGFGRQKGHTELYRGAEYVVDFLPKMKIEVVVAEAQVDQVIDAVIGAARTGKIGDGKIFVSDVERVIRIRTGEENEAAV is encoded by the coding sequence ATGAAACGCATCACCGCCATCATCAAGCCGTTCAAGCTGGACGAAGTCCGCGAAGCGCTCGCCGAAGTGGGTCTCACGGGCCTGACCGTGACGGAAGTGAAGGGCTTCGGCCGCCAGAAGGGGCATACCGAGCTGTATCGCGGCGCCGAATACGTGGTCGACTTCCTGCCGAAGATGAAGATCGAGGTGGTTGTCGCGGAAGCGCAGGTCGACCAGGTGATCGACGCGGTGATCGGCGCGGCGCGCACCGGCAAGATCGGCGACGGCAAGATCTTCGTGTCGGACGTCGAGCGCGTGATCCGCATCCGCACCGGCGAAGAGAACGAAGCGGCCGTCTGA
- a CDS encoding NAD+ synthase: protein MKTRLALAQINVTVGDFAGNVARIVAAARAAHNDGAQLMVAPELALSGYPPEDLLLRPAFYAAAAAALDALADALKAFDGLAVLVGHPLRSVGEDAPGGDPLAPAVDGNANRPIERGVPPTDTFNAVSLIVGGEIVGTYRKQDLPNAEVFDEKRYFATDAEPLVFELNGVKYGVIICEDAWHASAAQIAKAAGAQVLLIPNGSPYHMNKGAVRIDILRARIRETGLPMVYVNLVGGQDELVFDGGSFVLDAQGALVAKMPQFDEGHAIVEFDGARPLPGAIAPELSTHAQVYRALVTGVRDYIGKNGFPGVLVGLSGGVDSALVLAVACDALGPGRVRAVMMPSRFTADISTTDAAEMARRVGVRYDEIAIAPMFDAFRASLAGEFAGRAEDATEENIQARIRGTLLMALSNKFGSIVLTTGNKSEMAVGYCTLYGDMAGGFAVIKDIAKTLVYRLCRYRNETADYLLRDVIPERILTRAPSAELRENQTDQDSLPPYDVLDAIMRMYMEEDRPLAEIVAAGYAQADVERVTRLIKINEYKRRQAPIGIRVTHRAFGRDWRYPITSRFTERLD from the coding sequence ATGAAGACCCGACTCGCTCTCGCCCAGATCAACGTCACCGTCGGCGATTTCGCCGGCAACGTCGCGCGGATCGTCGCGGCCGCGCGCGCCGCGCACAACGATGGTGCGCAACTGATGGTCGCGCCCGAACTCGCGCTGTCCGGCTATCCGCCGGAAGACCTGCTGCTGCGGCCCGCGTTCTACGCGGCGGCCGCCGCTGCGCTCGACGCGCTCGCCGACGCGCTGAAAGCGTTCGACGGGCTCGCGGTGCTGGTCGGCCATCCGTTGCGCAGCGTGGGCGAAGATGCGCCGGGCGGCGATCCGCTCGCGCCAGCCGTCGATGGTAATGCAAACCGCCCGATCGAGCGCGGCGTGCCGCCCACCGACACCTTCAACGCGGTGTCGCTGATCGTCGGCGGCGAGATCGTCGGCACCTACCGCAAGCAGGATCTGCCCAACGCCGAGGTGTTCGACGAGAAGCGCTATTTCGCGACGGACGCCGAGCCGCTCGTGTTCGAGCTGAACGGCGTGAAATACGGCGTGATCATCTGCGAGGACGCGTGGCATGCGTCGGCCGCGCAGATCGCGAAGGCGGCCGGCGCGCAGGTGCTGCTGATCCCGAACGGCTCGCCGTACCACATGAACAAGGGCGCGGTGCGCATCGACATCCTGCGTGCGCGGATCCGCGAGACCGGGCTGCCGATGGTGTACGTGAACCTCGTCGGCGGCCAGGACGAGCTCGTGTTCGACGGCGGTTCGTTCGTGCTCGATGCGCAGGGCGCGCTCGTCGCGAAGATGCCGCAGTTCGACGAAGGGCACGCGATCGTCGAATTCGACGGCGCGCGGCCGCTGCCCGGCGCGATCGCGCCCGAGCTGTCGACTCACGCGCAGGTGTACCGCGCGCTCGTGACCGGCGTGCGCGACTATATCGGCAAGAACGGTTTTCCGGGCGTGCTCGTCGGGCTGTCGGGCGGCGTCGATTCGGCGCTGGTGCTGGCAGTGGCGTGCGATGCGCTCGGGCCCGGGCGCGTGCGCGCGGTGATGATGCCGTCGCGCTTCACGGCCGACATCTCGACCACCGACGCGGCGGAGATGGCACGGCGCGTCGGCGTGCGCTACGACGAGATCGCGATCGCGCCGATGTTCGACGCGTTTCGCGCATCGCTCGCGGGCGAGTTCGCGGGTCGCGCGGAAGACGCGACGGAGGAGAACATTCAGGCGCGCATTCGCGGCACGCTGCTGATGGCGCTGTCGAACAAGTTCGGCTCGATCGTGCTGACGACCGGCAACAAGAGCGAGATGGCGGTCGGCTACTGCACGCTGTACGGCGACATGGCCGGCGGTTTCGCGGTGATCAAGGACATCGCGAAGACGCTCGTGTACCGGCTCTGCCGCTATCGGAACGAGACGGCCGACTACCTGCTGCGCGACGTGATTCCCGAGCGGATCTTGACGCGCGCGCCGTCGGCCGAGCTGCGCGAGAACCAGACCGACCAGGACAGCCTGCCGCCGTACGACGTGCTCGACGCGATCATGCGGATGTACATGGAAGAAGACCGGCCGCTCGCCGAGATCGTCGCGGCTGGCTATGCGCAGGCCGACGTCGAACGCGTGACGCGGCTCATCAAGATCAACGAATACAAGCGCCGCCAGGCGCCGATCGGCATTCGCGTCACGCACCGCGCATTCGGGCGCGACTGGCGCTACCCGATCACGTCACGTTTTACCGAGCGTCTCGATTGA
- a CDS encoding GNAT family N-acetyltransferase yields MKHERIDYRTGILSSPAEVPADEWNALLARDAQPTPFLRHEFLDALHVARCAVDDTGWSPHFVTLTDARTGRLAAAAPVYAKQHSYGEYVFDWAWADAYQRNNLPYYPKLLCAVPFTPVQGTRLLAADDGARRQLAATLLAFAEQSDVSSLHVLFPTGDEARLLESMGMMLREGVQFHWLNDGYRHFDDFLGTLEQKKRKNIRAERRKVHDAGVTFRRLTGDRITDADWRFFARCYRQTYREHFSSPYLNLDFFRTIGATMPENLLLVIAEADGQPIASALAVYRRGEHGGGTLYGRYWGALEHVPCLHFEAAYYQLLEFCIEAGLDTFEGGAQGEHKLARGFLPTVTHSAHWLAHPAFSDAVARFLERETEHIHAYVDELREHDPFRRGTA; encoded by the coding sequence TTGAAACACGAACGCATCGATTATCGCACGGGCATCCTGTCGTCCCCCGCCGAGGTGCCGGCCGACGAATGGAACGCGCTGCTCGCGCGCGACGCGCAGCCGACGCCATTCCTGCGCCACGAATTCCTCGACGCGCTGCACGTCGCGCGCTGCGCAGTCGACGATACAGGCTGGTCGCCGCACTTCGTCACGCTGACCGACGCGCGCACCGGCCGCCTCGCGGCCGCCGCGCCCGTCTACGCGAAGCAGCATTCGTACGGCGAATACGTGTTCGACTGGGCATGGGCCGACGCGTACCAGCGCAACAACCTGCCCTACTACCCGAAGCTGCTGTGCGCGGTGCCGTTCACGCCCGTGCAGGGCACGCGCCTGCTCGCGGCCGACGACGGCGCGCGCCGCCAGCTCGCGGCCACGCTGCTCGCATTCGCCGAGCAGAGCGACGTGTCGTCGCTGCACGTGCTGTTTCCGACCGGCGACGAAGCGCGGCTCCTCGAATCGATGGGGATGATGCTGCGCGAAGGCGTGCAGTTCCACTGGCTCAACGACGGCTACCGCCACTTCGATGACTTCCTCGGCACGCTCGAGCAGAAGAAGCGCAAGAACATCCGCGCGGAGCGCCGCAAGGTGCACGATGCGGGCGTGACATTCCGGCGCCTCACCGGCGACCGGATCACCGACGCCGACTGGCGCTTCTTTGCGCGCTGCTACCGGCAGACCTACCGCGAACACTTTTCCAGCCCGTACCTGAACCTCGACTTCTTCCGCACGATCGGCGCGACGATGCCCGAGAACCTGCTGCTCGTGATCGCGGAAGCCGACGGCCAGCCGATCGCGAGCGCGCTCGCGGTGTACCGGCGTGGCGAGCACGGCGGCGGCACGCTGTACGGCCGCTACTGGGGCGCGCTCGAGCACGTGCCCTGCCTGCATTTCGAAGCGGCCTACTACCAGTTGCTCGAATTCTGCATCGAGGCCGGGCTCGACACGTTCGAAGGCGGCGCGCAAGGCGAGCACAAGCTCGCGCGCGGGTTCCTGCCGACCGTCACGCACTCCGCGCACTGGCTCGCGCACCCGGCGTTCTCGGACGCGGTCGCGCGCTTTCTCGAACGCGAGACCGAGCATATCCACGCGTACGTCGACGAACTGCGCGAGCACGACCCGTTCCGGCGCGGCACGGCGTAG
- a CDS encoding GIY-YIG nuclease family protein, with product MSWFLYLIECADDSVYTGITTDVAARFDEHAAGKGARYTRSRKPRAVLASFPLPDRSSASRAEYWVKQLTAAQKRELAAGLRTLESVLPAVVSLDENGDAAGLQAGTRGREKTKAKVENVDNATKTAEMEKVGGKSAKTGKAGKAEKAVKSAKTAKTRQATKAPKAAQAAPVAKRAKTDGDAVEKKASARGTPAKKDKSAAAPSSKRKAPAAKPVTNRRDDAASAPAHRRPSATKAAKATAASAAPRRAKRAKDAPDTTAPPAPASARKKTARAKQNRAAS from the coding sequence ATGTCCTGGTTTCTGTATCTGATCGAATGCGCCGACGACAGCGTCTACACCGGCATCACGACCGACGTTGCCGCGCGCTTCGACGAGCACGCGGCCGGCAAGGGCGCGCGCTACACGCGCTCGCGCAAACCGCGCGCCGTGCTCGCGTCGTTTCCGCTGCCCGACCGGTCGAGCGCGTCGCGCGCCGAATATTGGGTGAAGCAGCTCACGGCTGCGCAGAAGCGTGAGCTGGCGGCCGGCTTGCGTACGCTGGAATCGGTGCTGCCGGCCGTGGTGTCGCTCGACGAAAACGGCGACGCGGCCGGTTTGCAGGCGGGCACGCGCGGGCGGGAAAAGACGAAAGCAAAGGTGGAGAACGTCGACAACGCAACGAAGACGGCTGAAATGGAAAAGGTTGGCGGGAAGAGCGCGAAGACCGGGAAAGCCGGGAAAGCCGAGAAAGCCGTTAAGTCTGCAAAGACCGCGAAGACCCGACAAGCGACCAAGGCGCCAAAGGCAGCACAGGCCGCGCCGGTCGCAAAACGCGCGAAGACCGACGGCGATGCGGTCGAGAAAAAAGCCTCGGCGCGCGGCACACCGGCAAAAAAGGACAAGTCGGCAGCCGCCCCTTCGTCGAAACGGAAAGCGCCCGCCGCCAAGCCCGTCACAAACCGACGCGACGACGCGGCTTCCGCACCGGCCCACCGCCGTCCGTCGGCCACGAAAGCCGCCAAAGCCACCGCGGCCTCCGCTGCCCCTCGCCGCGCAAAACGCGCGAAGGACGCGCCGGACACCACCGCCCCGCCCGCCCCCGCTTCCGCGCGCAAGAAAACCGCACGCGCAAAACAAAACCGCGCGGCCTCCTGA
- the ppa gene encoding inorganic diphosphatase, whose translation MSFNHVPAGKDLPQDFNVIIEIPAQSDPVKYEADKELGLLVVDRFIGTGMRYPVNYGYIPQTLSGDGDPVDVLVITPFPLLAGSIVRSRVLGMLQMTDESGVDAKLVAVPHDKVCPMTANLKSIDDVPEYLKDQIKHFFEQYKALEKGKWVKVEGWAGIEAAHKEITDGAANYKK comes from the coding sequence ATGAGCTTCAATCATGTTCCGGCCGGCAAGGACCTGCCGCAAGATTTCAACGTGATCATCGAGATTCCCGCGCAAAGCGATCCGGTGAAGTATGAGGCGGACAAGGAGCTGGGCCTCCTCGTCGTCGACCGCTTCATCGGCACGGGCATGCGCTATCCGGTGAACTACGGCTACATTCCGCAGACGCTGTCGGGCGACGGCGATCCGGTCGACGTGCTGGTGATCACGCCGTTCCCGCTGCTGGCCGGCTCGATCGTGCGTTCGCGCGTGCTCGGCATGCTGCAGATGACCGACGAGTCGGGCGTCGACGCGAAGCTGGTCGCGGTGCCGCACGACAAGGTCTGCCCGATGACGGCGAACCTGAAGTCGATCGACGACGTGCCCGAGTACCTGAAGGACCAGATCAAGCACTTCTTCGAGCAATACAAGGCGCTCGAGAAGGGCAAGTGGGTGAAGGTCGAAGGCTGGGCCGGCATCGAAGCCGCGCATAAGGAAATCACCGACGGCGCCGCGAACTACAAGAAGTAA
- a CDS encoding aldehyde dehydrogenase family protein: protein MEEAKHFIAGEWTLPAQLETIAVVDPSDGQPFATIARGTAPDIERAVAAARDAFAGAWGAASAAERGRVLMRLSARVTDSLEELAAIEARDTGKPLKQARADAAALARYFEFYAGAADKLHGETLPYQAGYTVLTVREPHGVTGHIVPWNYPMQIFGRSVGAALAAGNACVVKPAEDACLSVLRVAELAAEAGLPAGALNIVTGYGHEAGAALARHPGIDHISFTGSPATGTLVTQMAAENHVPVTLELGGKSPQIVFADADLDAALPVLVSAIVQNGGQTCSAGSRVLIERAVYEPLVERLATAFNGLRVGPSRADLDCGPLINAKQQQRVWDFLSDAQHDGIPMAAHGQVVADAPESGFYQAPALLRDVPPSHRLAQEEVFGPVLAAMRFIDEDEAVALANGTPYGLVAGIWTRDGARQMRLARRLRAGQVFINNYGAGGGVELPFGGVGHSGHGREKGFEALYGFTALKTIAIRHG, encoded by the coding sequence ATGGAAGAGGCGAAGCACTTCATCGCAGGCGAATGGACGTTGCCCGCGCAACTGGAAACGATCGCGGTCGTCGATCCGTCCGACGGCCAGCCGTTCGCGACGATCGCGCGCGGCACGGCACCCGACATCGAGCGCGCGGTCGCCGCGGCCCGCGACGCATTCGCGGGCGCATGGGGCGCCGCGAGCGCCGCCGAGCGCGGCCGCGTGCTGATGCGGCTGTCGGCGCGCGTCACCGACTCCCTCGAGGAACTCGCCGCGATCGAGGCGCGCGACACCGGCAAGCCGCTGAAGCAGGCGCGCGCCGACGCGGCCGCGCTCGCGCGCTACTTCGAGTTCTACGCGGGCGCCGCCGACAAGCTGCACGGCGAAACCCTCCCCTATCAGGCCGGCTACACGGTGCTGACGGTGCGCGAGCCGCACGGCGTCACCGGCCACATCGTGCCGTGGAACTACCCGATGCAGATCTTCGGGCGCAGCGTCGGCGCGGCGCTCGCGGCCGGCAATGCATGCGTCGTCAAGCCGGCCGAGGATGCGTGCCTGTCCGTGCTGCGCGTCGCCGAACTGGCCGCCGAGGCCGGGCTGCCGGCCGGCGCGCTCAACATCGTCACCGGCTACGGCCATGAAGCCGGCGCCGCGCTCGCGCGCCATCCGGGCATCGACCACATCTCCTTTACGGGTTCGCCGGCAACCGGCACGCTGGTCACGCAGATGGCGGCCGAGAACCACGTGCCCGTCACGCTCGAACTCGGCGGCAAGTCGCCGCAGATCGTATTCGCCGATGCCGATCTCGACGCGGCGCTGCCCGTGCTCGTATCGGCGATCGTGCAGAACGGCGGGCAGACCTGCTCGGCCGGCAGCCGCGTGCTGATCGAGCGCGCGGTGTACGAGCCGCTCGTCGAACGGCTCGCCACCGCGTTCAACGGGCTGCGGGTCGGCCCGAGCCGCGCCGACCTCGACTGCGGCCCGCTGATCAACGCGAAGCAACAGCAGCGCGTGTGGGATTTCCTGTCCGACGCGCAGCACGACGGCATTCCGATGGCCGCGCACGGGCAGGTCGTTGCCGACGCGCCCGAAAGCGGCTTCTACCAGGCGCCCGCGCTGTTGCGCGACGTGCCGCCGTCGCACCGGCTCGCGCAGGAGGAAGTGTTCGGCCCCGTGCTCGCCGCGATGCGTTTCATCGACGAAGACGAAGCCGTCGCGCTCGCGAACGGCACGCCGTACGGCCTCGTCGCGGGCATCTGGACGCGCGACGGCGCGCGCCAGATGCGTCTCGCACGGCGCCTTCGCGCGGGCCAGGTGTTCATCAACAACTATGGCGCGGGCGGTGGCGTCGAACTGCCGTTCGGCGGCGTCGGCCACTCGGGCCATGGCCGCGAGAAAGGCTTCGAGGCGCTGTACGGCTTCACCGCGCTAAAGACGATCGCGATCCGGCACGGCTGA